A genomic region of Desulfobacterales bacterium contains the following coding sequences:
- a CDS encoding phenylacetate--CoA ligase, which translates to MPWNDKFECMPLKDLQKFQLKKLKETVSLVSSKVPFYKKKLKEMGVKPADIKNLEYVARLPVTVKNDLRDNYPFGLCAVPMKDVRRVHASSGTTGKPITGPYTAEDLAQWSECMARNLWAAGIRPGDIVQNAYGHGLFTGGLGFHQGLSLLGCAVVPTSSGLTERQITLLKDFGATALCSTPSYALTIAERAAEMKVDISALPLKVGVFGAEPWSISMRREIEERMHIKAMEAYGLTELGGPGVSFDCEAQDGLHINEDHFLAEIVDPATLEPLPLGEKGELLFTSLQRRAMPMLRYRTKDITRLRREKCACGRTLLKMDKVFGRTDDMLIISGVNVFPSQIESLLLEVDEVEPQYRLVVRKKGYLDQLIVQVEGKNEVYQAGAQKRLEVAAKVAGHIKGMMGIGVEVELVEPKFIARSEGKALRVVDERPKQLR; encoded by the coding sequence ATGCCCTGGAACGACAAATTCGAATGCATGCCCTTAAAGGATCTGCAAAAGTTTCAATTAAAAAAGCTCAAGGAAACCGTCTCTCTGGTTTCCAGCAAAGTCCCTTTTTACAAGAAGAAACTCAAGGAGATGGGCGTCAAGCCCGCTGACATTAAAAACCTCGAATATGTCGCCAGGCTTCCCGTAACCGTCAAAAATGACCTGAGAGACAATTATCCCTTTGGCCTGTGCGCCGTCCCCATGAAGGATGTACGCCGCGTGCACGCATCTTCAGGCACCACCGGAAAACCCATCACCGGGCCTTACACCGCCGAAGATCTGGCGCAGTGGTCTGAGTGCATGGCCAGAAACCTATGGGCGGCCGGCATTAGGCCGGGTGATATCGTCCAAAATGCCTATGGTCACGGCCTGTTTACCGGCGGGCTTGGATTTCATCAAGGCCTCTCCCTGCTGGGTTGCGCAGTCGTTCCCACCAGCTCAGGGCTGACGGAACGCCAGATTACCCTCTTAAAGGATTTCGGTGCAACAGCCCTGTGCAGCACACCCTCATATGCCCTTACGATTGCCGAGCGGGCCGCGGAAATGAAGGTGGATATCAGCGCCCTGCCCCTGAAGGTGGGCGTCTTCGGTGCGGAACCCTGGTCCATCTCCATGCGCCGTGAAATTGAAGAGCGCATGCACATCAAGGCGATGGAAGCCTACGGATTGACGGAACTCGGCGGACCCGGGGTTTCCTTTGACTGTGAAGCCCAGGACGGTCTGCACATCAATGAAGATCACTTTCTGGCCGAAATCGTCGACCCGGCCACGCTGGAGCCGCTCCCCCTGGGGGAAAAAGGCGAGCTCCTGTTCACGTCGCTACAGCGCCGCGCAATGCCCATGCTCCGCTACCGAACCAAAGACATTACCCGGCTGCGCCGTGAAAAGTGTGCCTGCGGACGAACCCTGCTCAAGATGGACAAGGTCTTCGGCCGCACGGATGATATGCTCATTATCAGCGGCGTCAACGTCTTCCCCTCCCAGATTGAGTCCCTGTTGCTGGAAGTCGATGAGGTGGAGCCGCAGTACCGCCTGGTGGTCCGCAAGAAGGGATATCTGGACCAGTTGATCGTGCAGGTCGAAGGCAAAAATGAGGTCTATCAGGCCGGGGCTCAAAAACGCCTTGAAGTCGCCGCCAAAGTTGCCGGTCATATCAAGGGCATGATGGGTATCGGCGTTGAAGTCGAACTGGTGGAACCCAAGTTTATTGCCCGCAGTGAAGGAAAAGCCCTGCGGGTTGTGGATGAAAGACCCAAGCAGTTGCGATAG
- a CDS encoding indolepyruvate oxidoreductase subunit beta, with product MDIIRLIIVAVGGQGNLLASKVLAEAALISDIPVRMSEIHGMAQRGGVVESAVVFGDAKSNIISDGDADVLVGFEPSETLRAINKCNQNTVVVTNISPLPPFTVMIGKGVYPDLAQLQKLIQAKTAKLIAFDALALAKKAGNVMSLNMVLLGALLQTGTLPLSGACVKEAIRETTKASFQEINLAAFDLGFAAAQNA from the coding sequence ATGGATATAATACGACTCATTATTGTCGCGGTGGGCGGACAGGGCAATCTGCTGGCCTCAAAAGTGCTGGCGGAAGCAGCCCTTATTTCAGACATCCCGGTCCGTATGAGCGAAATACATGGCATGGCCCAACGGGGCGGCGTGGTGGAATCCGCCGTCGTGTTCGGTGATGCCAAGAGCAATATCATCTCCGACGGCGATGCCGATGTGCTGGTGGGCTTTGAACCATCCGAAACACTGCGGGCCATTAACAAATGCAACCAAAACACCGTCGTGGTGACGAATATTTCTCCTCTGCCGCCGTTTACCGTGATGATCGGCAAAGGCGTCTATCCCGACCTGGCCCAACTCCAAAAGCTGATTCAGGCGAAAACCGCAAAGCTGATTGCATTTGATGCCCTTGCCCTTGCCAAAAAAGCCGGCAACGTCATGTCCCTGAATATGGTCCTGCTGGGCGCCCTGCTCCAGACCGGAACGCTGCCGCTTTCGGGAGCGTGTGTTAAAGAGGCCATTCGAGAAACCACGAAAGCATCGTTTCAGGAAATCAACTTAGCGGCATTTGATCTGGGTTTTGCCGCCGCCCAAAATGCCTGA
- a CDS encoding PAS domain S-box protein, whose amino-acid sequence MKSKKTRQKPHPPAPTHVQNASLAPMAADSCGIDRERYRVFIEDVADGFYETNLTGDFVFFNEAFCRIFGFGCDEMQNRNYREFMDAKNAEIAFEHFNKIFRTGQGFTDIIWDITRKDGERRILKISAKLIFDDHRQKIGFRGIARDITYERRAARSNQALFRIAKALPLFRQLDQLLNFIIKEVQDLIAVEGASVILLDEEKKEFYFPAVNYDDKETGKRMKEIRFPADKGVAGHVYRTGQPMIVPDTSKSPYFFKQVDEKAVYQTRNMLDVPIGIQDRMIGVLCAVNKKEGDFDQADVFLLGTIASTVAHPIENASINEELKRSYEEVQSLNRAKDRVINHLSHELKTPVSVLSASLSLLSKKLAEQKKVTGWERALERAQRNLKRILEMQYQVEDILRERDYKAHTMLSALLDVCTDELESLITEELGDIDAIEKIRNRIDGLFGPKNLASQRIKLDQFVRKHLKRLGPEFSHRKCRLAPRISATAPILIPEEVLLKIVTGLIRNAIENTPDGGRIEIIVRTGEKGPELVVKDYGIGITAENQRLIFESTFTTSETVNYSTKAPYDFYAGGKGFDLLRMKIFYERYNFAIRMESIRCRFIPRDRDLCPGDIAACKDCRTTDDCLNSGGTTMTLRFLPAKKIASPKKSTAYENITSNGEIK is encoded by the coding sequence ATGAAATCAAAAAAAACCAGACAAAAGCCACACCCGCCCGCCCCGACTCATGTGCAAAACGCGTCCCTCGCCCCGATGGCGGCGGACAGCTGCGGAATTGACCGGGAACGGTATCGCGTATTTATTGAAGATGTGGCCGATGGTTTTTACGAAACCAACCTGACCGGCGACTTTGTCTTTTTCAACGAGGCATTCTGCCGGATCTTCGGATTCGGTTGTGATGAAATGCAGAATCGCAATTATCGCGAATTCATGGACGCTAAAAACGCCGAAATCGCTTTTGAGCATTTCAATAAAATTTTTCGCACCGGCCAAGGATTTACGGACATCATATGGGATATCACCCGCAAGGACGGTGAACGGCGCATACTGAAAATTTCAGCCAAGTTGATCTTTGACGATCACAGGCAAAAAATCGGATTTCGCGGCATTGCCCGCGACATCACCTATGAAAGAAGAGCGGCCCGCAGCAATCAGGCCCTTTTCCGCATCGCCAAAGCCCTGCCGCTGTTTCGGCAGCTGGATCAACTGCTGAATTTCATCATTAAAGAAGTCCAGGACCTCATCGCGGTCGAAGGTGCTTCGGTAATCCTGCTGGACGAGGAAAAAAAAGAATTCTATTTTCCGGCCGTTAACTATGACGATAAAGAAACCGGAAAGCGAATGAAAGAAATCCGCTTCCCGGCCGACAAAGGGGTTGCCGGCCATGTGTATCGAACCGGTCAGCCCATGATTGTCCCGGACACATCCAAAAGCCCTTACTTCTTTAAACAGGTGGACGAAAAGGCCGTGTATCAAACCCGAAACATGCTGGATGTCCCCATCGGGATTCAGGACCGGATGATCGGTGTGCTTTGCGCCGTAAACAAAAAAGAAGGGGATTTCGATCAAGCCGACGTTTTTTTATTGGGCACCATCGCCAGCACCGTCGCCCACCCCATTGAAAATGCCAGTATCAATGAAGAGTTGAAACGTTCCTATGAAGAAGTTCAAAGCCTGAACCGCGCCAAAGACAGGGTCATTAATCACCTGTCGCATGAATTGAAAACGCCGGTATCGGTGCTATCCGCTTCCCTCAGTCTGTTAAGTAAAAAACTGGCTGAACAAAAAAAGGTCACGGGGTGGGAAAGGGCGCTGGAAAGAGCACAGCGGAATCTCAAGCGGATCCTTGAGATGCAATATCAGGTCGAAGACATTCTGCGCGAAAGGGACTACAAGGCCCACACCATGCTTTCAGCCCTGCTCGATGTGTGCACGGATGAACTGGAATCTTTGATTACGGAAGAACTGGGGGACATCGATGCCATTGAAAAAATCCGGAACCGGATAGACGGGCTTTTTGGGCCGAAAAATCTGGCCTCCCAGCGTATTAAGCTCGACCAGTTTGTCCGCAAGCACCTTAAACGCCTGGGACCTGAATTTTCACACCGCAAATGCCGTTTAGCGCCCCGGATTTCCGCCACCGCCCCCATCCTGATCCCGGAAGAAGTCCTGCTAAAAATCGTTACGGGCCTGATACGCAACGCGATTGAAAATACCCCTGACGGCGGACGGATAGAGATCATCGTCCGGACCGGCGAGAAGGGGCCGGAACTGGTTGTAAAGGATTACGGCATCGGCATCACGGCGGAAAATCAGCGCCTCATCTTCGAAAGCACGTTCACGACATCTGAAACCGTGAATTATTCCACGAAAGCGCCTTATGACTTTTATGCCGGCGGCAAGGGCTTTGACCTGCTTCGCATGAAGATATTTTACGAGCGCTACAATTTTGCAATCCGTATGGAATCCATCCGCTGTCGATTCATTCCCCGGGACCGGGATCTTTGCCCGGGAGATATCGCTGCCTGCAAAGACTGCCGGACAACGGACGATTGCCTCAACTCCGGCGGAACCACCATGACCCTCCGGTTTTTACCGGCCAAAAAAATCGCTTCGCCAAAAAAATCGACGGCTTACGAAAACATAACATCTAACGGGGAAATAAAATGA